In Cicer arietinum cultivar CDC Frontier isolate Library 1 chromosome 1, Cicar.CDCFrontier_v2.0, whole genome shotgun sequence, one DNA window encodes the following:
- the LOC101497105 gene encoding uncharacterized protein: MSDLNSERSKTWNIYTASNPGPSHSQTGVDEEGPWKSFGTSMSAISFGFVATAILISMFLIMAIFEHLFKPTPQSSMMPSYQEDHSLPTTKQANAQSVSSSYACDLSVLMPGQQYPTYIAQPAPLPCPREGACWPSHHEHHFVFN, encoded by the exons ATGAGCGATTTAAACAGTGAAAGATCAAAGACATGGAACATATACACAGCTTCAAACCCAGGACCATCACATTCACAGACAGGAGTTGATGAGGAAGGTCCATGGAAAAGCTTTGGAACATCTATGAGTGCTAtatcttttggttttgttgCCACAGCCATTTTGATTTCAATGTTTCTAATAATGGCCATTTTTGAACATTTATTTAAACCAACTCCACAATCTTCTATGATGCCAAGTTATCAGGAAGACCACTCACTACCAACCACAAAACAAGCAAATGCACAATCA GTTTCATCGTCTTATGCGTGTGATTTGTCAGTATTGATGCCGGGGCAGCAATATCCTACCTACATTGCACAACCAGCACCTCTGCCTTGTCCAAGGGAAGGAGCTTGTTGGCCTTCTCATCATGAACatcattttgtatttaattag
- the LOC101496787 gene encoding uncharacterized protein: MVPLTLIVLTLFSVLFSSVFASSLFGDFNVLLSLKEGFQFPNPVLDTWNTSNFNSVCSWVGIQCHQGRVVSVNLSDLTLSGSVSPSISSLDKLTHLSLSGNNFTGTIHITNLTKLQFLNISNNQFSGHMDLNYSTMENLQVIDVYNNNFTSLLPLGLISLKSKLRYLDLGGNFFYGEIPKSYGKLVCLEYLSLAGNDINGKIPGELGNLSNLREIYLGYYNSFEGGIPVEFGKLINLVHMDLSSCDLDGSIPREFGNLKKLDTLYLHINQLSGSIPKQLGNLTNLVYFDLSSNALTGEIPFEFINLNKLKLFNLFLNRLHGSIPDYIADLPYLETLGLWMNNFTGEIPYKLGLNGNLQVLDLSSNKLTGVIPPHLCSSKQLRILILLNNFLFGPIPEGLGTCYSLTRVRLGQNYLNGSIPNGFLYLPKLNLAELKNNYLSGTLSENGNTSSQPVSLEQLDLSNNALSGCLPHSLSNFTSLQILLVSGNQFSGGIPSSIGGLNEVLKMDLSRNSLSGEIPGEIGKCVHLTYLDMSQNNLSGTIPALISNIRILNYLNISRNNLNESIPRSIGTMKSLTVADFSFNELSGKLPESGQFAFFKASSFAGNPKLCGSVLNNPCKLRGGMKRREGKKSGDMKLIFAVGLLICSIVFAIGGIIKAKRLKKNGGGGCWKMTAFKKVEFTVTDILECVKDGNVIGRGGAGIVYHGKMGNGVEIAVKKLVGFGANSNDHGFRAEIQTLGNIRHRNIVRLLAFCSNKQTNLLVYEYMRNGSLGEALHGKKGCFLTWNFRYKISIDSAKGLCYLHHDCSPLILHRDVKSNNILLSSNFEAHVADFGLAKFLVDGGASECMSSIAGSYGYIAPEYAYTLRVDEKSDVYSFGVVLLELITGKKPVGDFGEGVDLVQWCKKSTNGGRREDVFNIVDSRLVVVPKEEVMHMFFIAMLCLEENSVQRPTMREVVQMLSEFPPQFSSSSSSSHSNPTLKQDLLV, encoded by the exons atggTCCCTTTGACCTTAATTGTTTTAACTCTGTTTTCTGTTCTGTTTTCCTCTGTTTTTGCTTCATCCTTGTTCGGTGATTTCAATGTCTTACTCTCACTTAAAGAAGGGTTTCAATTCCCAAACCCAGTTCTAGACACATGGAACACTTCCAATTTCAACTCAGTTTGTTCATGGGTTGGAATTCAATGCCACCAAGGTCGAGTTGTGTCGGTGAACTTATCCGATTTGACTCTGTCTGGCTCTGTTTCACCTTCAATTTCATCACTTGATAAACTCACACACCTTTCCCTTTCAGGAAACAACTTCACTGGAACCATTCACATCACAAATTTAACAAAACTTCAATTTCTAAACATCTCCAATAACCAGTTCAGTGGCCACATGGATTTGAACTACTCCACCATGGAAAACTTGCAAGTTATTGATGTTTACAACAATAACTTCACATCTTTGCTTCCATTGGGACTTATTAGTTTGAAGAGTAAGCTGAGGTACTTGGATCTTGGTGGTAACTTTTTCTATGGAGAAATCCCAAAAAGCTATGGAAAATTAGTTTGTCTTGAGTATCTGTCACTAGCTGGAAATGATATCAATGGAAAAATACCTGGTGAGTTGGGGAATCTAAGTAACTTGAGAGAGATTTACTTGGGCTATTACAACTCTTTTGAAGGTGGAATTCCAGTTGAGTTTGGAAAGTTGATAAATTTAGTTCACATGGATCTTTCAAGCTGTGATTTGGATGGTTCAATACCAAGAGAGTTTGGTAACTTGAAAAAGCTTGATACACTTTACTTGCATATCAACCAGCTTTCAGGTTCAATACCAAAACAACTTGGTAACTTGACTAACTTGGTTTACTTTGACCTTTCAAGCAATGCACTCACAGGTGAAATCCCTTTTGAGTTCATCAACCTCAACAAACTCAAACTTTTCAATCTTTTCTTGAACAGGTTACATGGTTCTATACCTGACTACATTGCAGATTTGCCTTATTTAGAGACACTTGGCCTTTGGATGAACAACTTCACAGGTGAAATTCCATACAAACTTGGTCTTAATGGGAACCTTCAAGTTCTTGACTTGTCCTCTAATAAACTCACCGGTGTCATTCCACCTCATCTTTGTTCCTCAAAACAGCTTAGGATTTTGATTCTTCTGAATAATTTTCTGTTTGGACCCATACCTGAAGGTCTAGGAACATGTTACAGTCTGACTAGAGTGAGATTAGGACAGAATTATCTGAATGGTAGCATTCCAAATGGTTTTCTTTACCTTCCTAAGCTAAATTTAGCAGAGTTGAAAAACAACTACTTATCAGGAACTTTATCAGAAAATGGTAATACTTCATCTCAGCCTGTTAGTTTAGAACAACTTGATTTGTCAAACAATGCATTATCTGGTTGTTTACCACATTCACTATCAAATTTCACTTCCCTTCAAATACTTTTGGTAAGTGGAAACCAATTCTCGGGTGGAATTCCGAGTTCGATCGGAGGACTAAATGAAGTGCTGAAAATGGACCTTAGCAGAAACTCATTATCAGGAGAAATTCCAGGTGAAATTGGAAAGTGTGTCCATCTCACCTACCTTGACATGAGCCAGAACAATCTATCTGGAACCATCCCAGCATTGATATCAAACATACGTATTTTGAATTACTTGAATATATCTAGAAACAATTTGAACGAAAGCATCCCAAGATCAATAGGGACAATGAAAAGCCTGACAGTTGCTGATTTCTCGTTCAATGAATTATCAGGTAAGTTGCCAGAGTCAGGTCAATTTGCATTCTTTAAAGCGTCGTCATTCGCAGGAAATCCAAAACTATGCGGTTCTGTATTGAACAATCCATGTAAGTTGAGAGGAGGAATGAaaagaagagaaggaaaaaagagTGGAGATATGAAGCTGATATTTGCAGTTGGACTATTGATATGCTCCATAGTGTTTGCAATTGGAGGCATTATAAAAGCAAAGAGATTGAAAAAGAATGGAGGTGGTGGTTGTTGGAAGATGACGGCATTCAAAAAGGTGGAATTCACGGTTACTGATATACTAGAATGCGTGAAAGATGGGAATGTGATTGGAAGAGGAGGTGCAGGAATAGTATACCATGGAAAAATGGGAAATGGGGTGGAAATAGCAGTCAAAAAGTTAGTTGGTTTTGGTGCAAATAGTAATGATCATGGATTCAGAGCTGAAATACAAACACTTGGAAACATAAGACACAGAAACATAGTCAGACTACTTGCATTCTGTtctaacaaacaaacaaatctACTTGTTTATGAATACATGAGAAATGGTAGCTTAGGTGAGGCATTGCATGGGAAAAAAGGTTGTTTTTTGACTTGGAATTTTAGGTACAAAATTTCAATTGACTCTGCTAAAGGACTTTGCTACCTTCACCATGATTGTTCCCCTTTGATCCTACACAGAGATGTCAAATCTAACAACATTTTGTTGAGTTCAAATTTCGAAGCACATGTGGCTGATTTTGGACTAGCAAAGTTCTTGGTCGATGGTGGCGCATCGGAGTGTATGTCTTCAATTGCAGGCTCCTACGGCTACATTGCACCTG AATATGCTTATACATTGAGGGTGGATGAAAAGAGTGATGTTTATAGTTTTGGAGTAGTTCTATTAGAGCTTATAACAGGGAAGAAACCAGTTGGTGATTTTGGAGAAGGTGTGGATCTTGTACAATGGTGTAAGAAATCAACCAACGGAGGTAGAAGAGAAGATGTTTTCAACATTGTTGATTCAAGGCTTGTTGTTGTTCCTAAAGAGGAAGTCATGCACATGTTCTTCATTGCCATGTTATGTTTAGAAGAAAACAGTGTCCAAAGACCAACCATGAGGGAAGTGGTTCAGATGCTTTCTGAATTTCCTCCACaattctcttcttcttcttcttcttctcattCAAATCCTACTCTTAAACAAGACCTTTtggtttaa
- the LOC101496237 gene encoding elongation factor 1-gamma, which yields MALILHATKGNKNAYKALIAAEYVGVQVELVPDFQMGVSNKTPEFLKMNPIGKVPVLETPEGPVFESNAIARYVARSNGDKTLFGSSLIDHANVDQWIDFSSFEIDTNIMKLYLPRLGYAPYLPPVEEASLTSLKRAFEALNTHLATNTYLVGHSVTLADIITTCNLYYGFAKLLVKSFTSEFPHVERYFWTLINQPNFRKVFGQVTQTDAMPPLPSAKKPAQPKESKPKTKDEPKKAAKPVVEKPKEEEAEEEAPKPKPKNPLDLLPPSKMILDEWKRLYSNTKTNFREVAIKGFWDMYDPEGYSLWFCDYKYNDENTVSFVTLNKVGGFLQRMDLARKYAFGKMLVIGSEPPFKVKGLWLFRGQEIPKFVMEECYDMELYEWTKVDISDEAQKERASQMIEDFEPFEGEALLDAKCFK from the exons ATGGCTCTG ATCCTCCATGCTACCAAGGGAAACAAAAATGCTTACAAGGCTTTGATTGCCGCTGAATACGTCGGTGTCCAAGTTGAATTGGTCCCAGACTTTCAGATGGGTGTCTCCAATAAAACTCCTGAATTTCTCAAGATGAACCCTATTGGAAAG GTTCCAGTCTTGGAAACCCCTGAGGGTCCCGTTTTTGAGAGCAACGCCATTGCTCGTTATG TGGCCCGATCCAATGGTGACAAAACTTTGTTTGGATCTTCTCTCATTGATCAC GCCAATGTTGACCAGTGGATTGATTTTTCTTCCTTTGAGATTGATACCAATATTATGAAGTTGTACCTTCCAAGACTTGGATATGCCCCCTACCTTCCTCCA GTAGAGGAGGCTTCACTTACTTCATTGAAGAGAGCATTTGAGGCTTTGAATACTCACCTTGCCACCAATACCTACCTGGTTGGGCATTCTGTTACCCTTGCTGACATTATCACAACATGCAACTTGTATTATGGTTTTGCTAAACTCTTGGTCAAGAGCTTCACCTCTGAGTTTCCTCATGTTGAGAGATACTTCTGGACCTTGATCAACCAGCCAAATTTCCGAAAGGTGTTTGGTCAGGTTACACAGACTGATGCTATGCCTCCTCTTCCATCTGCAAAGAAGCCTGCCCAGCCCAAGGAATCTAAGCCCAAAACTAAAGATGAGCCCAAGAAAGCAGCTAAACCAGTGGTTGAGAAACCCAAAGAAGAAGAAGCAGAAGAAGAGGCACCCAAGCCCAAACCCAAGAACCCTCTTGATCTTCTTCCCCCAAGCAAGATGATATTGGATGAGTGGAAACGACTCTACTCTAACACTAAGACTAACTTCCGTGAGGTCGCAATCAAAG GATTCTGGGACATGTATGATCCAGAGGGATATTCTCTCTGGTTTTGTGATTACAAATACAACGATGAGAACACTGTTTCCTTTGTGACACTGAACAAGGTTGGTGGATTTCTCCAGAGGATGGATCTGGCTCGCAAGTATGCATTTGGAAAGATGCTTGTGATTGGATCAGAGCCGCCATTTAAGGTGAAGGGTTTGTGGCTTTTCCGTGGACAAGAAATTCCAAAGTTTGTCATGGAGGAATGCTATGACATGGAGCTCTATGAGTGGACTAAGGTTGACATCTCCGACGAAGCTCAGAAAGAACGTGCCAGTCAGATGATTGAAGATTTTGAACCATTTGAGGGAGAGGCTCTTTTGGATGCTAAGTGCTTTAAGTGA
- the LOC101498310 gene encoding FT-interacting protein 3-like, with translation MANQNQNQNQNQNQNQNQNQNQNQNQNQNQNQNQKKQKEDFSVKETTPNISAGRVIVGDRLPTSFDLVEQMQFLFARVVRAKDLPETGGSGPCNPFVEVKLGSFKGTTRVFEKTSNPEWNQVFAFSKERIQEQVLEIVVNEKEVGSGADQKDSFIGRIVFTISDIPIRFPPDSPLAPQWYKLEDQNGVKLVHGELMVSVWMGSQADESFPDAWHSDATTTNVENIAYTRSKVYISPRLWYLRVNVIQAQDLFLKNKSGNNEIFIQGVLGNLALRSCPVKINPNPSWNEDLMFVAAEPFDESLLLSIEQGQGNSNKHESLGSCMIHLKDVERRIDATPTASVWYNLEKPKELEGKEEVTFNTKLNLRISLDGGYHVLDEATHYSSDLRPSSKYLNKPSIGVLELGILNAVGLSPMKKDRTDAYCVAKYGPKWVRTRTIVDCLSPRWNEQYTWEVYDPCTVITIVVFDNGYIHGGKNGGGKNGDVDKRIGKVRIRLSTLESDRIYTHSYPLINLHTQGAKKMGEIQLAVRFSCPSLLNVLQTYAQPFLPTMHYICPLSMFQLESLRNQAAAITTLRFKRAEPPLSKEVVEFMLDVRANVWSMRRGRAQFYRIAGLLSGLVSFVKKIEELRSWKSSVKSIVGYFIFLFIIFKPGVILPATFTFLFFKGIWRYRLRPRYPSHMDMQLSHADTATNEELEEEFDNFPTKLSGGNLSKKYDRLRGISGRVLAVMGDLATQGERVQSLISWRDPRATTLFLIFCLVAIIFTCFISFRVILFLWVTYLLRHPRLRFDLPALPQNFLRRMPAKSDSML, from the coding sequence ATGGCcaaccaaaatcaaaatcaaaatcaaaaccaaaaccaaaaccaaaatcaaaatcaaaaccaaaaccaaaaccaaaaccaaaatcaaaaccaaaatCAAAAGAAGCAAAAAGAAGATTTTTCTGTAAAGGAAACAACACCTAACATCAGTGCTGGAAGAGTGATAGTTGGTGATAGGCTTCCAACATCATTTGATCTTGTTGAACAAATGCAGTTTCTTTTTGCAAGAGTAGTGAGAGCCAAAGACTTACCAGAAACCGGTGGCTCTGGTCCATGCAACCCTTTTGTGGAAGTTAAGCTTGGAAGTTTCAAAGGGACAACAAGGGTCTTTGAGAAAACTTCAAATCCTGAATGGAACCAAGTTTTTGCTTTTTCTAAAGAGAGGATTCAAGAACAAGTTTTGGAGATTGTTGTGAATGAAAAAGAAGTTGGTTCTGGTGCTGATCAAAAGGACTCTTTCATCGGTCGTATAGTTTTCACAATATCTGATATTCCTATTAGGTTTCCTCCTGATAGTCCTTTAGCCCCACAATGGTATAAGCTTGAGGATCAAAATGGTGTTAAACTTGTTCATGGAGAGTTAATGGTGTCTGTTTGGATGGGATCTCAAGCCGATGAAAGTTTTCCTGATGCTTGGCATTCAGATGCAACAACTACTAATGTCGAAAACATCGCTTACACTCGTTCTAAAGTGTATATTTCTCCTAGACTTTGGTATCTTAGAGTTAATGTGATTcaagcacaagatttgtttctcaaaaacaaaagtgGCAACAATGAAATCTTTATTCAAGGTGTTCTTGGGAATTTGGCATTGAGAAGTTGTCCTGTGAAGATTAATCCGAACCCTTCGTGGAATGAGGATTTGATGTTTGTTGCAGCAGAACCTTTTGATGAGTCCTTGCTTTTAAGCATTGAGCAAGGTCAAGGAAACTCCAACAAACATGAAAGTTTGGGAAGTTGTATGATTCATCTTAAGGATGTTGAGAGAAGAATAGATGCAACTCCAACGGCTAGTGTTTGGTACAATCTTGAGAAGCCTAAAGAACTTGAAGGTAAGGAGGAGGTTACATTCAAtactaaattgaatttaaggATTTCTTTGGATGGAGGGTACCATGTACTTGATGAGGCCACTCATTATAGTAGTGATCTAAGACCATCTTCTAAGTATTTGAACAAACCAAGTATTGGTGTTTTGGAATTGGGAATCTTGAATGCTGTTGGGCTCTCTCCAATGAAGAAGGATCGAACGGACGCATATTGTGTAGCTAAGTATGGTCCTAAATGGGTGAGGACAAGAACTATTGTTGATTGTCTTTCACCAAGGTGGAATGAGCAATATACATGGGAAGTTTATGATCCTTGCACAGTCATCACAATTGTGGTGTTTGATAATGGATATATACATGGAGGTAAGAATGGTGGAGGAAAAAATGGTGATGTTGATAAGAGAATTGGTAAGGTAAGGATTAGGCTTTCAACACTTGAAAGTGATAGGATTTATACTCACTCATATCCACTTATAAACTTGCATACTCAAGGAGCCAAAAAAATGGGAGAAATTCAATTGGCAGTGAGATTCTCTTGTCCTTCTTTGTTGAATGTTTTGCAAACTTACGCTCAACCTTTTCTCCCAACAATGCACTACATATGTCCATTGTCTATGTTTCAGTTAGAGAGTTTGAGAAACCAAGCTGCAGCAATCACAACATTGAGGTTCAAAAGAGCTGAACCACCTCTTAGTAAAGAGGTTGTTGAGTTCATGCTAGATGTGAGAGCAAATGTGTGGAGCATGAGGAGAGGAAGAGCTCAGTTTTACAGGATCGCCGGTCTTCTAAGCGGTTTAGTTTCGtttgttaagaaaatagaaGAGTTACGCAGTTGGAAGAGTTCGGTTAAATCGATAGTTGGTTATTTCATCTTTCTCTTCATCATTTTCAAACCAGGAGTTATTTTGCCAGCAACTTTTACCTTCTTATTCTTTAAGGGAATTTGGAGGTACAGATTAAGGCCAAGATATCCTTCTCATATGGATATGCAACTTTCTCATGCTGATACAGCAACTAATGAAGAATTAGAAGAAGAGTTTGATAATTTCCCAACTAAATTAAGTGGCGGTAATCTGTCTAAAAAGTATGATAGATTGAGAGGAATTTCAGGGAGAGTGTTAGCTGTGATGGGTGATTTGGCAACTCAAGGAGAAAGGGTGCAGTCTCTTATTAGCTGGAGGGATCCAAGAGCAACAACTTTGTTCTTGATTTTCTGTTTGGTTGCTATCatttttacttgttttatttcttttcgcGTTATATTATTCCTTTGGGTCACTTACTTGTTAAGACATCCAAGGCTTCGCTTCGATTTGCCTGCACTTCCCCAGAACTTCCTAAGGAGGATGCCTGCTAAATCAGATAGCATGTTATGA